One Phaseolus vulgaris cultivar G19833 chromosome 4, P. vulgaris v2.0, whole genome shotgun sequence DNA window includes the following coding sequences:
- the LOC137838458 gene encoding golgin-84-like → MGELDKDLCGFWKKVASSNVTLSTASIVSFELYESQLDFHIDTMLGQDRMAELRTIARSHKFAAGSQTIPNSVAEIVAALPAPQRKKLPLKKAKRKAPRVVSDEEEDESTEAGLICKRKRVAVTEPPAIESAAPNFIENHPSASTPFESAGDVLVSNTSVAEAAPEQLADTQASSQAAEKLPASPPRLEAPPAVQPCEGGGEHQPSPPPATPGLPAALQEALRSFTVRLSAMVDDCLPQIVGEGLKDSLEKFELDNRINQEVASTAKAEAKKTKCDMMMQGLEFSRVENALKDELQSMRQDNKELRKKLHDKLQDAVELESKIVPLREKIAALEEAKKTDAQKMVNLEKRSIEREILLGKVEQYRDKASQELSETAAELARVHEENNGLKKKADELELEVTQVREENSGFKTKIDELQLEVA, encoded by the exons atgggggagctcgacAAGGACTTGTGCGGCTTCTGGAAGAAAGTCGCCTCTTCCAACGTGACCCTGTCGACTGCCTCCATCGTCTCCTTCGAGTTATATGAAAGCCAATTGGACTTTCACATAG ATACGATGCTGGGACAAGATAGGATGGCTGAGCTACGCACCATAGCCAGGTCCCATAAGTTTGCGGCGGGCTCTCAAACGATCCCGAACTCTGTTGCGGAGATCGTCGCCGCTCTTCCAGCCCCCCAACGCAAAAAACTACCTCTCAAGAAGGCCAAAAGGAAAGCCCCCAGGGTAGTATCTGACGAAGAGGAGGATGAAAGCACCGAGGCCGGGCTAATCTGcaaaaggaaaagggtggcagTAACCGAGCCCCCAGCAATTGAGAGTGCCGCTCCAAACTTCATCGAGAACCAccccagcgcctccacaccattcGAGTCCGCTGGGGATGTTCTCGTTTCAAACACTTCAGTTGCTGAGGCCGCTCCTGAGCAACTTGCTGATACGCAAGCCTCCTCACAAGCCGCCGAGAAGCTGCctgcctcaccaccacgcctcgaAGCTCCCCCCGCCGTCCAACCttgtgagggtggtggtgagcaccAACCTTCGCCTCCACCAGCAACCCCAGGCCTCCCAGCCGCTCTTCAAGAAGCTTTGAGGTCCTTCACCGTGCGCCTAAGTGCCATGGTTGACGATTGTCTTCCCCAAATCGTCGGCGAAGGGCTCAAGGACTCCTTGGAGAAGTTTGAGCTCGACAATCGGATCAACCAGGAGGTGGCAAGCACCGCGAAAGCTGAAGCCAAGAAGACCAAGTGCGATATGATGATGCAAGGCTTGGAGTTTTCGCGAGTTGAAAACGCCCTCAAGGACGAGCTCCAGAGCATGCGACAAGACAACAAAGAGCTGCGCAAGAAGCTTCATGACAAACTCCAAGACGccgtcgagctggagagcaagatcgtcCCTCTGAGGGAGAAAATTGCCGCGCTGGAGGAGGCAAAGAAAACTGACGCTCAGAAGatggtcaacctggagaagaggTCAATCGAGAGAGAGATCCTTCTGGGAAAGGTTGAGCAATATCGGGATAAGGCCTCCCAGGAACTTAGTGAAACTGCTGCTGAGCTTGCTCGAGTTCACGAGGAGAACAACGGGCTCAAGAAGAAGGCCGACGAGCTCGAGCTTGAAGTCACCCaggttcgtgaagagaacagtgggttcaagacgaagatcgacgagcttcagctTGAGGTTGCCTAG
- the LOC137837433 gene encoding cytochrome P450 82A4-like codes for MDSLQTPPSPLTIALLVLIPPFLFLLLRRSRSKEPPTVPGAWPIIGHLPLLARSPATHYLLGAVADSHGPIFSIKIGTVKAIVISNWETAKECFTTNDVALSYRPNLVACQNMTYNLAMLGFAPYGKFWQDMRKNLAFVFLADHRIDALSHVRISEVRTSAKELYHKWTRGKTEKEFLMVDLKQWLKEVAFNVVLRMVAGKRYFGETAVVEEGEARICLAAFKEYMRLLGVFAVGDAVPWLRWFDFGGHERDMKENFKELDAVVGEWLEEHKRKRNLNGEKGEKGEDFMEMMLSEIDGTNIHGFDSDTVIKATAMALILGGTDTSSASNIWTLSLLLNNPRTLEKVKEEIDAHIGKDKLVTESDTNKLVYLHAVVKESLRLYPPSPLSGPREFREDCKLGEYHVKKGTRLITNLWKIQTDPSIWPEPLEFKPERFLTTHKDVDVKGKHFELIPFGSGRRICPGITFGLRSSYLTLANFLHCFDVSKTSTEPIDMTAAMEMTNVKVTPLQVLIKPRLAPSLYESM; via the exons ATGGACTCACTCCAAACTCCACCTTCCCCTCTCACAATTGCGCTTCTGGTCCTAATCCCACCCTTTCTCTTCCTTCTTCTCCGCCGCTCCAGAAGCAAAGAACCACCCACAGTCCCCGGCGCATGGCCGATCATCGGCCACCTCCCACTCCTAGCGCGCTCTCCCGCCACCCATTACCTCCTGGGCGCGGTGGCCGACAGCCATGGCCCCATCTTCAGCATCAAGATAGGCACAGTCAAAGCCATAGTCATCAGCAACTGGGAAACTGCCAAAGAGTGCTTCACCACAAACGACGTCGCTCTGTCCTACCGCCCCAACCTCGTGGCCTGCCAAAACATGACCTACAACCTCGCCATGCTAGGGTTCGCCCCCTACGGAAAATTTTGGCAAGACATGCGCAAGAACCTGGCCTTCGTATTCCTCGCCGACCACCGCATCGATGCGCTCTCGCACGTACGCATCTCCGAGGTAAGAACCTCCGCCAAAGAGCTTTACCACAAGTGGACCCGTGGGAAAACGGAGAAGGAGTTTTTGATGGTGGACCTGAAGCAGTGGCTGAAGGAGGTTGCGTTCAACGTGGTGCTGAGGATGGTTGCTGGGAAGAGGTACTTCGGAGAAACCGCGGTGGTTGAGGAGGGAGAAGCGCGGATATGTTTGGCAGCGTTCAAAGAGTACATGCGGCTGTTGGGGGTGTTCGCGGTAGGGGACGCGGTGCCGTGGCTGAGGTGGTTCGACTTCGGAGGGCATGAAAGGGACATGAAGGAGAATTTTAAGGAATTGGATGCGGTGGTTGGGGAATGGTTGGAAGAACACAAGAGGAAAAGGAATTTGAATGGTGAGAAAGGTGAGAAAGGTGAAGACTTCATGGAAATGATGCTGTCGGAGATCGATGGAACCAACATTCATGGGTTTGATTCTGATACCGTCATCAAAGCCACAGCAATG GCATTGATTTTGGGAGGAACAGACACAAGCTCTGCCAGTAACATATGGACACTATCTTTGCTACTGAACAATCCTCGGACGTTGGAGAAAGTTAAGGAAGAAATTGACGCTCACATTGGAAAAGACAAACTTGTAACTGAGTCAGATACAAACAAGTTGGTGTACCTTCATGCAGTTGTTAAGGAGTCATTGAGGCTATATCCACCCTCTCCACTTTCTGGCCCTCGTGAATTCAGAGAAGATTGCAAGTTAGGAGAGTACCATGTGAAGAAAGGAACTCGCCTTATCACAAACTTGTGGAAGATCCAAACAGACCCTAGCATTTGGCCAGAGCCCTTGGAGTTCAAGCCTGAAAGGTTCCTCACCACACACAAAGATGTGGATGTGAAGGGAAAACATTTTGAGCTCATACCTTTTGGAAGTGGTAGGAGGATATGCCCTGGAATAACCTTTGGCCTTAGAAGTTCTTATTTGACTTTGGCAAACTTTCTTCACTGCTTTGATGTCTCAAAAACTTCAACTGAACCCATAGATATGACTGCAGCAATGGAAATGACAAATGTTAAAGTTACTCCTCTTCAAGTTCTCATCAAACCTCGTTTGGCTCCTAGTCTTTATGAAAGCATGTAA